The following proteins are encoded in a genomic region of Dokdonia donghaensis DSW-1:
- a CDS encoding sensor histidine kinase: MNITAFTMKRRRDSHTHSSPMEKSDLFSIDKFYYQEISALTEAGGWSVDFKNKTSHFDHQARVILDVPKDYVPTLKSGYTFYAEEHLDRATEFFFGCAEGKPFSTEIKMQTYNGEIFWAIAKGKPLRDESGEIIGIRGVFRKIDEQKKREQQLEQSLKLIEGHNSRLYDFAHIISHNLRSQVSNLQMSSALMDRSTLTEDQIELVNNFEKIGNSLDVTLQHLNKIVSVHNISNTKLEPVVIKDVYDRVVAGLSQDIRASRAVMYTEFSEVEEVMYIEAYLESILQNLITNALRYKHPDRDPEITVFTYEENGKKYLMVRDNGLGIDLEKHGKDLFKLYKTFHGNKNALGLGLFLTHNEVQAMGGDITVESKVDKGSKFIVTLQ; encoded by the coding sequence ATGAATATAACTGCCTTTACAATGAAGAGAAGGAGAGATTCTCATACCCACTCATCACCTATGGAAAAGTCTGATCTTTTTTCTATTGATAAATTTTACTATCAAGAAATTTCTGCATTAACAGAGGCTGGTGGCTGGAGTGTAGATTTTAAGAATAAAACCAGTCATTTTGACCATCAGGCACGTGTCATACTGGATGTCCCCAAAGATTACGTACCCACATTAAAGTCCGGCTATACATTTTATGCAGAAGAGCATCTAGATCGAGCAACAGAGTTCTTTTTTGGTTGTGCAGAAGGGAAACCATTCTCTACAGAAATAAAAATGCAAACTTATAATGGAGAGATTTTCTGGGCTATTGCAAAAGGAAAACCGCTTAGAGATGAATCTGGAGAGATTATAGGTATACGAGGAGTTTTTAGAAAAATAGATGAACAAAAGAAAAGAGAGCAACAACTGGAGCAATCTCTTAAGCTCATAGAAGGTCATAACTCTAGACTCTATGACTTTGCACATATTATATCTCATAACTTAAGGTCACAGGTGAGCAATTTACAAATGTCTTCCGCCTTAATGGATAGATCTACTCTTACAGAAGATCAAATAGAGTTAGTAAATAACTTTGAAAAAATAGGCAATAGCCTAGACGTTACACTTCAGCATCTTAATAAGATTGTAAGTGTTCATAATATCTCAAATACAAAATTAGAACCTGTTGTTATAAAAGACGTTTATGACCGTGTAGTCGCTGGCCTTAGCCAAGATATTAGAGCGAGTAGGGCGGTTATGTACACAGAATTTTCTGAAGTAGAAGAGGTGATGTACATAGAAGCTTATCTAGAAAGTATATTACAAAACTTGATAACTAATGCGTTGCGATACAAACATCCAGACCGTGATCCAGAAATAACTGTCTTTACCTATGAAGAAAATGGCAAGAAATACCTTATGGTACGAGATAATGGTTTAGGTATAGATCTAGAGAAGCACGGTAAAGATCTTTTTAAACTGTATAAAACCTTTCACGGTAATAAAAATGCTTTAGGCTTAGGACTTTTTCTAACACATAATGAAGTCCAAGCAATGGGCGGAGACATT
- a CDS encoding 5-formyltetrahydrofolate cyclo-ligase, translating to MKQELRKKYKNLRNALTLEKLDELSLEIANQALSLDIWEHEFYHIFLPIERLREINTEFLLSILGGKDKNIVLSSSDFNDNTMKHYLLTDSTKIVVNKYGIPEPAGGIEIPARNIDVVFIPLLAYDQEGNRVGYGKGFYDRFLSQCKSDVVKVGLSFFEPEEEIIVKNSQDIALNSCITPKKGYHF from the coding sequence ATGAAGCAGGAGCTGAGGAAGAAGTATAAAAACCTTCGTAATGCCTTAACTCTAGAAAAGCTAGATGAACTAAGTCTTGAAATTGCAAATCAAGCATTGAGCCTAGACATATGGGAGCACGAGTTTTATCACATCTTCTTGCCTATAGAACGCTTACGCGAAATTAACACGGAGTTTCTTCTTTCGATTTTAGGAGGTAAAGACAAGAATATTGTACTCTCTTCATCAGATTTTAACGACAATACGATGAAGCATTATTTACTTACAGACAGCACAAAAATTGTTGTAAACAAGTATGGCATTCCAGAGCCAGCTGGCGGTATCGAGATCCCTGCAAGAAATATAGATGTTGTTTTTATACCTCTACTAGCTTATGATCAAGAAGGTAACAGAGTGGGCTACGGCAAGGGGTTTTATGATCGCTTTTTATCTCAATGTAAGAGTGATGTGGTAAAAGTAGGGCTTAGTTTTTTTGAGCCAGAAGAAGAGATAATCGTAAAAAACAGCCAAGACATTGCGCTAAATAGCTGCATTACACCGAAAAAGGGGTATCATTTTTAG
- a CDS encoding succinylglutamate desuccinylase/aspartoacylase family protein, whose product MAHIDEHNVLTILGEQILPGKSATVNFNIAKLYTASSVEVPIIIERAVQPGPVILITSGIHGDEINGVEIVRQLIAKKINKPKIGTIICVPVVNIFGFLDMKRAFPDGRDLNRVFPGNPRGSLASRFAYQFVKKILPVADLCLDFHTGGASRFNVAQVRIDPLDVDSMKYATIFNAPFTLHSKVISKSYRATCSRMNKSTILFEGGKSKVSDKEIARLGVFGTMRVLNHLDMLDDKFTVPEAPKPSVLVESTRWMRAQYSGLLHTKVSCGERLTVGQHIATITDPYGKFRHVVKAKNEGYVINVNEASLVYQGDAIFNISREHNEDQDEAGAEEEV is encoded by the coding sequence TTGGCACACATAGATGAACATAATGTGCTCACCATACTAGGGGAGCAAATCTTACCAGGTAAGAGCGCAACAGTAAATTTTAATATTGCAAAATTATATACGGCCTCCTCTGTTGAGGTGCCTATCATTATAGAAAGGGCCGTACAGCCTGGCCCTGTCATATTAATTACATCTGGCATACACGGTGACGAGATAAATGGTGTAGAGATTGTAAGGCAGCTTATCGCAAAGAAGATAAATAAACCTAAAATAGGAACCATTATCTGTGTGCCAGTGGTCAATATTTTTGGTTTTTTAGATATGAAAAGGGCTTTTCCAGATGGGAGAGACCTCAATAGAGTGTTTCCTGGTAATCCTAGAGGGTCACTGGCCAGTAGATTTGCCTACCAGTTTGTAAAGAAAATTTTACCAGTAGCAGATCTTTGTCTTGACTTCCATACCGGAGGTGCCTCTCGTTTTAACGTTGCACAAGTTCGTATAGACCCGCTAGATGTAGACTCTATGAAGTATGCAACTATTTTTAATGCACCATTTACATTACACTCCAAAGTAATTTCAAAATCATATAGAGCCACTTGTTCTAGAATGAATAAATCTACCATTCTCTTTGAGGGGGGTAAATCTAAAGTAAGCGATAAGGAAATTGCTCGACTAGGTGTTTTTGGTACAATGCGAGTACTTAATCATTTAGATATGCTTGATGATAAATTTACAGTACCAGAAGCACCAAAACCCTCAGTGCTCGTAGAGAGCACTCGCTGGATGCGCGCACAATATTCAGGGTTACTACATACTAAAGTTTCTTGTGGTGAGCGCCTCACTGTGGGACAACATATCGCAACCATTACAGATCCTTATGGAAAATTTAGACACGTGGTGAAGGCAAAAAATGAGGGATATGTAATTAATGTAAATGAGGCATCACTTGTGTATCAAGGTGATGCAATTTTTAATATCTCTAGAGAACATAATGAAGACCAAGATGAAGCAGGAGCTGAGGAAGAAGTATAA
- the rimK gene encoding 30S ribosomal protein S6--L-glutamate ligase has product MNLKILSRNPNLYSTARLQEAGLKRGHSVEVIDPLKCDLIIEKKKPTVIYKNRTLETADAVIPRIGASITFYGTAVVRQFEMMNTFTTTTSQALVRSRDKLRSLQILSRSKLGLPKTVFTNYSRDVEEMIAHVGGAPLIIKLLEGTQGLGVVLAETKNAAESVIEAFNGLEARVIVQEYIKEAKGADLRAFVVDGQIVGAMKRQGKEGEFRSNLHRGGTAEIITLSDEEENAAIKAAKAMGLGVAGVDMLQSERGPLILEVNSSPGLEGIEKATGKDIAKSIIRYIERSI; this is encoded by the coding sequence ATGAATCTAAAAATTTTATCTCGTAATCCTAATTTATATAGTACGGCAAGGCTGCAAGAAGCTGGGCTCAAAAGAGGCCATAGTGTAGAGGTCATAGACCCGCTTAAATGTGACCTCATTATTGAGAAAAAAAAGCCTACAGTAATATATAAAAATCGCACACTAGAAACTGCAGATGCTGTCATACCACGTATAGGAGCATCAATTACCTTTTATGGTACAGCTGTTGTGAGACAGTTTGAGATGATGAATACATTTACCACCACTACCTCACAGGCACTTGTGCGCAGTAGAGATAAGTTGCGTAGTCTTCAGATTTTATCTAGATCTAAGCTAGGACTACCTAAAACGGTTTTTACAAACTACTCTCGCGATGTAGAAGAGATGATTGCCCACGTAGGAGGCGCACCGCTTATTATAAAACTACTTGAAGGTACACAAGGTCTGGGCGTTGTGCTTGCAGAGACAAAAAATGCAGCAGAGTCTGTGATAGAGGCTTTTAATGGACTAGAAGCGCGCGTGATAGTGCAAGAGTATATCAAAGAAGCAAAGGGAGCAGATTTAAGAGCCTTTGTAGTAGACGGGCAGATAGTAGGAGCTATGAAGCGACAAGGTAAAGAAGGTGAGTTTAGATCAAACCTTCATCGCGGTGGTACTGCAGAGATTATAACCCTATCTGACGAAGAAGAAAATGCAGCCATCAAGGCGGCAAAAGCAATGGGACTAGGCGTAGCAGGTGTAGATATGCTACAAAGTGAACGCGGGCCGCTTATACTTGAGGTAAACTCATCACCTGGTCTTGAAGGCATAGAGAAAGCAACTGGAAAAGATATAGCAAAGAGTATCATACGTTATATAGAGCGTAGCATATAA
- a CDS encoding ATP-dependent zinc protease, producing MPKRIIGRTDKVDFPELGLQDIDVKVDTGAYTSSIHCHNIVEEKDNLICTFFDKKHPLYNGQVMTFSDYDIAAVRSSNGEIQYRYEVQSKITVYGKTYKISLTLTSREDMRFPVLLGRKFLTNKFIVDTSLTDVSYNLKKNESKNFIS from the coding sequence ATGCCAAAACGTATAATAGGTCGCACAGACAAAGTAGACTTTCCAGAATTGGGACTTCAAGATATCGATGTAAAGGTTGATACGGGAGCTTATACCTCATCCATACACTGTCATAACATTGTGGAAGAGAAGGATAACCTTATTTGTACATTTTTTGATAAAAAGCACCCTTTATATAACGGGCAAGTGATGACTTTTAGCGATTATGATATTGCTGCGGTGCGCAGTAGTAATGGAGAGATACAGTATCGTTATGAGGTGCAAAGCAAGATTACCGTATATGGAAAAACATATAAAATATCACTCACCCTAACCTCTAGGGAAGATATGCGATTTCCTGTACTTCTAGGTCGTAAGTTCCTTACCAATAAATTCATAGTAGACACCTCACTTACAGATGTGTCTTATAACCTCAAAAAGAATGAATCTAAAAATTTTATCTCGTAA
- the uvrC gene encoding excinuclease ABC subunit UvrC gives MPAAPIELQLKTLPTSPGIYQYYDKNEKLLYVGKAKNLKKRVLSYFNKTHDNGRIRTMVKKIYEMKHIVVETETDALLLENSLIKEYQPRYNVLLKDDKSYPWICIKNERFPRVFPTRRLIKDGSEYFGPYTSMKTVRTLLDLIKNLYKLRTCNYDLSKEKVDGGKFKVCLEYHLGNCEGPCENKQSEQEYHEHIEHIRQIVKGDFKDSLARFREKMKAHAEAMEFEDAQLIKEKLDILEGYQSKSTVVNPKISNVDVFSIISDEGYGYVNFLQISHGAIIKSHTLELKKQLDETDKELLELGIIEIQQRFDHNSKEIYVPFPVDLGSRFKITVPKLGDKKRILELSERNAKYYRMERFKQTKIVDPDRHTNRIMAQMKVDLRLSEEPRHIECFDNSNIQGTNPVAACVVFKNGKPSKSDYRKFNIKTVEGPDDFASMEEVVFRRYKRLLNEGEPLPQLIIVDGGKGQLSSGVKALDDLGLRGKIAIIGIAKRLEELFYPGDSIPLYLDKKSETLKIIQHLRNEAHRFGITFHRNQRSNAALGTELDTIKGIGEKTIVDLLKHYRSVSKVKTASKKSLTEVIGPAKATIIYNHYHVKQ, from the coding sequence ATGCCTGCTGCTCCAATAGAACTTCAACTCAAGACCCTCCCCACCAGCCCGGGGATATACCAATATTACGATAAGAATGAAAAACTACTATACGTAGGTAAGGCAAAAAATCTCAAAAAACGTGTGTTATCTTATTTTAACAAAACACACGATAACGGGCGTATACGTACAATGGTGAAAAAAATTTACGAGATGAAACACATCGTCGTAGAGACCGAAACAGATGCGCTCCTTCTGGAAAATAGCCTCATAAAAGAGTACCAACCGCGATATAATGTCTTGCTTAAAGATGATAAAAGTTACCCGTGGATTTGTATTAAAAATGAGCGCTTCCCAAGGGTGTTCCCTACGCGTAGATTAATTAAGGATGGTAGCGAGTACTTTGGCCCATACACGAGTATGAAAACGGTGCGTACACTTCTAGATTTAATAAAAAATCTTTACAAATTGCGCACCTGTAACTATGACCTATCTAAAGAAAAAGTAGACGGTGGCAAATTTAAGGTTTGTCTTGAATATCACTTAGGTAATTGCGAGGGGCCCTGCGAAAACAAGCAGTCAGAGCAAGAATATCACGAGCATATAGAGCACATACGACAGATTGTGAAGGGAGATTTTAAGGACTCTCTGGCTCGCTTTCGCGAAAAAATGAAAGCCCACGCCGAAGCAATGGAGTTTGAAGATGCACAACTTATTAAAGAAAAACTTGATATACTAGAAGGTTACCAGTCTAAGAGTACGGTTGTAAACCCAAAAATTAGTAATGTAGATGTATTCTCAATCATAAGTGATGAAGGCTACGGCTATGTAAACTTCTTACAGATAAGCCACGGTGCTATTATAAAATCACACACCTTAGAACTCAAAAAACAACTAGACGAAACAGATAAAGAACTGCTAGAGCTAGGTATTATAGAAATACAACAACGTTTTGATCATAACTCAAAAGAGATATATGTGCCATTTCCGGTAGACCTTGGCTCTAGATTTAAAATCACTGTGCCTAAGCTAGGAGACAAAAAACGCATACTAGAACTCTCTGAGCGTAACGCAAAATACTACCGTATGGAGCGTTTTAAACAAACTAAAATTGTAGATCCAGATCGCCATACTAATAGAATTATGGCACAAATGAAAGTAGACCTACGACTTAGTGAAGAGCCTAGACACATAGAGTGTTTTGACAACTCAAACATACAGGGTACAAACCCAGTTGCCGCTTGCGTGGTGTTTAAAAACGGTAAACCCAGTAAAAGTGACTACCGTAAGTTTAATATAAAAACTGTCGAGGGTCCAGATGATTTTGCAAGTATGGAGGAGGTTGTATTTAGAAGGTATAAACGCTTGCTTAATGAAGGAGAACCACTACCTCAACTCATTATTGTAGATGGTGGTAAAGGACAACTATCAAGCGGCGTAAAAGCACTAGATGACTTAGGGCTGCGTGGTAAGATTGCAATTATAGGTATAGCAAAGAGGCTTGAAGAACTGTTTTATCCTGGTGACAGTATCCCGCTATATCTTGATAAAAAAAGTGAGACCCTTAAAATCATACAACACTTACGCAACGAGGCTCACCGTTTTGGTATCACCTTTCACCGCAACCAGCGTAGTAATGCTGCACTAGGGACAGAACTAGATACCATAAAAGGTATAGGTGAAAAAACTATCGTAGATTTACTTAAACATTATAGATCTGTTTCAAAAGTAAAAACTGCTTCAAAAAAGAGTCTTACAGAGGTGATAGGGCCAGCAAAAGCAACAATTATCTATAACCACTATCACGTAAAACAATGA
- a CDS encoding patatin-like phospholipase family protein codes for MRKLLLIAITLLAIPIYAQDVPEGDVKVGLVLSGGGAKGLAHIGVLKAIEDAGVRIDYIAGTSMGAIVGGLYASGYSAQQLDSIFTAVNFDNIIQDNLPRRAKTPYERHDDERYAITLPFDNFKVSLPSSLSKGQNTYNLLVKNLDHVSDLTDFSKLSIPFLCIATDVENGEQVVLEEGYLPEALGASGALPSLFSPVMLDDKLLIDGGVVNNYPVKELRDKGMEIIIGVDVQDTLRGRDHLKSATEVLLQINNYRTAKAMETKKKDTDVYIRPAIDDYSVVSFDQGREIINLGETKAKEQFQTLQAIGMRQKPLSRKRVSPTIKDSIQIATVSITGNEKYTRAYVLGKLKLTPPVKISYEDFYNGLNNLSATENFEKIGHRLQNVAGEKVLHLELQESKSTQSLRLALHYDDLYRTAGLVNFTKKRVLFKNDVASFDLILGDNIRYNFDYYIDKGFYWSVGLKSSYTSFEKGVNAQLFDATDGVSLEGINRVNLGYQDVSNRIYLQTILAKQFSFNIGVQHKFLDVETETVLPTTEGETAVIFEKSHMGGAYSQLKYDSLDNKYFPNSGVLFDADFDVYLFSSDYNNNFSEFGIANARFMYAASISDRITTTIETAGGFKIGGADTRSLDFVLGGYGAKRVNNIVPFLGYDYLSILGDSYVKATFDIDYEIFPKNHINVSANFANVGYDLFNSTKSWLPPPEYSGYSLGYGAETLLGPIIIKYTYSPEIKSSEWFINLGFEF; via the coding sequence ATGAGAAAACTCCTCCTCATCGCAATAACGCTACTCGCCATACCTATCTATGCGCAAGATGTGCCAGAAGGTGATGTAAAAGTAGGTCTTGTGTTAAGCGGTGGCGGTGCAAAAGGACTTGCTCATATAGGTGTTCTTAAAGCTATAGAAGATGCAGGTGTGCGTATAGATTATATTGCCGGTACAAGTATGGGAGCCATCGTAGGTGGTCTTTATGCATCAGGCTATAGTGCTCAACAACTAGATTCTATTTTTACGGCGGTAAATTTTGATAATATCATTCAAGATAATTTACCTCGTAGAGCAAAAACTCCTTATGAGCGTCACGATGATGAGCGATATGCCATCACCCTCCCTTTTGACAATTTTAAGGTCTCCCTACCTAGCTCACTTAGTAAGGGACAAAACACCTATAACCTTCTCGTAAAGAACCTTGATCACGTGTCTGACCTTACAGATTTTAGTAAACTGTCCATTCCCTTTTTGTGTATCGCTACAGATGTAGAAAATGGAGAACAAGTAGTTTTAGAAGAAGGTTACCTACCAGAAGCCCTAGGTGCTAGTGGGGCTTTACCATCGCTTTTTAGCCCTGTAATGCTTGATGATAAACTCCTCATAGATGGTGGTGTGGTAAATAATTATCCGGTAAAGGAGTTACGTGATAAAGGGATGGAGATTATCATAGGAGTAGATGTACAAGATACCTTGCGGGGTAGAGATCACCTCAAATCTGCCACAGAGGTACTCTTACAGATTAATAACTATCGCACTGCAAAAGCGATGGAAACAAAAAAGAAGGACACAGATGTTTATATAAGACCCGCCATAGATGACTATTCTGTGGTCTCTTTTGATCAAGGTCGTGAGATAATAAACCTAGGGGAGACTAAGGCAAAGGAGCAGTTTCAAACTTTACAAGCTATAGGGATGAGGCAAAAACCGCTTTCGCGAAAGCGTGTTTCACCCACCATAAAAGATTCTATACAAATTGCTACCGTTAGTATTACTGGTAATGAAAAATACACACGTGCTTATGTACTGGGAAAACTTAAGCTCACACCACCGGTTAAAATTTCTTATGAAGATTTTTATAATGGATTAAATAACCTCTCTGCAACCGAAAATTTTGAAAAGATAGGCCACCGCTTACAAAATGTAGCTGGTGAAAAAGTATTGCACTTAGAGCTTCAAGAGTCAAAAAGCACACAATCATTGCGCCTTGCGTTACACTATGATGATTTATATAGAACTGCGGGCCTTGTGAATTTTACAAAAAAAAGAGTTCTGTTTAAAAATGACGTTGCCTCTTTTGATCTTATACTGGGTGACAACATCCGGTATAATTTTGATTACTATATAGACAAAGGTTTTTACTGGAGCGTAGGTCTTAAATCTTCATACACCTCTTTTGAAAAAGGCGTAAATGCCCAACTTTTTGATGCCACAGATGGGGTTTCTCTCGAAGGTATAAATCGTGTTAACCTAGGCTATCAAGATGTATCAAATAGGATATATTTACAAACCATTCTTGCAAAACAATTTTCTTTTAATATAGGTGTACAGCATAAGTTTCTTGATGTAGAAACAGAGACTGTACTACCTACTACAGAGGGAGAAACCGCTGTAATCTTTGAGAAAAGTCATATGGGTGGTGCCTATTCTCAACTCAAATATGACTCGCTTGATAACAAGTATTTCCCAAACTCTGGAGTACTATTTGATGCAGATTTTGATGTATATTTATTCTCTTCAGACTATAATAATAACTTTAGTGAGTTTGGAATTGCAAATGCAAGATTTATGTATGCTGCAAGCATTTCAGACCGTATTACTACAACTATCGAAACAGCTGGAGGGTTTAAAATAGGTGGTGCAGACACAAGATCGCTAGATTTTGTACTAGGGGGTTACGGTGCAAAGCGTGTAAATAATATCGTTCCTTTCTTAGGATACGATTACTTAAGCATACTAGGCGACAGTTATGTTAAGGCCACATTTGACATAGATTATGAGATTTTCCCAAAAAATCATATTAATGTTTCTGCAAATTTTGCAAATGTAGGGTACGACCTTTTTAATAGCACTAAGTCGTGGTTACCCCCACCAGAGTATTCTGGATACTCCTTAGGTTATGGCGCAGAGACGCTTCTAGGACCTATAATTATAAAGTATACTTACAGTCCAGAAATAAAGAGTAGTGAGTGGTTTATTAATCTTGGTTTTGAATTTTAA
- the pyk gene encoding pyruvate kinase, producing MSKRKKTKIVATLGPATSKREVLLDMMNAGVDVFRINFSHADYEDVKERVAMIRELSEETGFNTSILADLQGPKLRVGKMKEEVIVNPGDIITFSTEKEFEGTKERVYMNYKQFPRDVKPGERILLDDGKLMFEVVKTDGKTEVEAKVIQGGPLRSKKGVNLPNTDISLPALTKKDVKDAIFALGLKVDWMALSFVRHAEDLQQLQKLIKEHSDHKVPIIAKIEKPEAVENIDKIVAYCDALMVARGDLGVEIPAHEVPLVQKQLVLRAKKARIPVIIATQMMETMISSLTPTRAEVNDVANSVMDGADAVMLSGETSVGKYPVQVIQKMASICRNVEDSDLIKVPQAPPHIKTKRYITKAICYHAAHMADEIDAKAITTLTNSGYTAFQISAWRPSSHILVFTSNKRILTQLNLLWGVKALFYDKFVSTDETVEDIRQLALNTELVDKGDMLINLVAMPLLEKGMVNTLRVSEV from the coding sequence ATGTCGAAAAGAAAAAAAACCAAAATTGTTGCTACGCTAGGGCCAGCAACTAGTAAGAGAGAAGTTTTACTCGATATGATGAATGCCGGGGTAGACGTTTTCCGTATCAATTTTTCGCACGCAGATTATGAAGACGTTAAGGAGCGCGTTGCAATGATACGTGAGCTCAGTGAAGAAACTGGATTTAACACCTCTATACTTGCAGACCTACAAGGTCCAAAGCTTAGAGTAGGTAAAATGAAAGAAGAGGTAATCGTAAACCCGGGAGACATCATTACCTTCTCAACCGAAAAGGAGTTTGAAGGAACAAAGGAACGCGTTTATATGAACTATAAGCAGTTCCCTAGAGATGTTAAACCTGGTGAACGCATATTGCTTGATGATGGAAAACTAATGTTTGAAGTTGTAAAGACAGATGGAAAAACTGAGGTCGAAGCAAAAGTTATACAGGGAGGACCGCTACGTTCTAAAAAAGGAGTAAATCTTCCTAATACAGATATATCATTACCAGCACTTACAAAAAAGGATGTAAAAGATGCCATTTTTGCGCTAGGGCTTAAAGTAGACTGGATGGCACTTTCTTTTGTACGTCACGCCGAAGATTTACAGCAATTACAAAAACTTATCAAAGAGCACTCAGATCATAAAGTGCCTATTATTGCAAAAATAGAGAAGCCAGAGGCTGTAGAAAATATAGATAAGATCGTGGCTTATTGTGATGCTCTTATGGTTGCTCGTGGCGATCTAGGAGTAGAGATACCAGCACACGAAGTACCACTTGTACAAAAGCAATTAGTACTAAGGGCAAAAAAGGCAAGGATACCAGTAATCATAGCAACCCAGATGATGGAAACTATGATCTCTAGTCTCACACCTACTCGTGCAGAGGTAAATGACGTAGCAAACTCTGTAATGGATGGAGCAGATGCAGTGATGCTATCTGGAGAGACATCTGTAGGGAAGTACCCAGTACAAGTGATACAAAAGATGGCATCTATATGTCGTAATGTAGAAGATTCAGACTTAATAAAAGTGCCACAAGCACCACCACACATTAAGACTAAACGTTACATTACAAAAGCAATATGTTATCACGCTGCTCATATGGCAGATGAAATAGATGCAAAAGCGATTACAACACTTACTAATAGTGGGTATACTGCTTTCCAAATTTCGGCGTGGAGACCGTCTTCACATATACTTGTTTTTACATCTAACAAGCGCATACTTACACAACTCAACTTGCTTTGGGGGGTAAAAGCATTATTTTATGACAAGTTTGTAAGCACAGATGAAACTGTAGAAGATATAAGACAGCTTGCCTTAAACACAGAACTAGTAGATAAGGGAGATATGCTCATTAATCTTGTAGCAATGCCACTACTAGAAAAAGGAATGGTAAACACACTACGAGTTTCTGAAGTGTAG
- a CDS encoding IPExxxVDY family protein produces MGMYKILLEDSIGYDFTLIAIHGSLEPYYLAYLLNKNLEVRLSRTREDLLLTQYDSTTRYPCFEFNDKQQYIDYYVFSNKSKVAINSEVSTGLFEAQQSLKTAYFIPELQQVDYFIKVIEDGNAFAKAKTLKTLNQIPQIVTAYDVDVNALKNKEHLIFE; encoded by the coding sequence ATGGGAATGTATAAAATTCTTTTAGAAGATTCCATTGGTTATGACTTCACACTCATAGCCATACACGGTTCATTAGAGCCCTATTATCTAGCATATTTACTTAATAAAAATTTAGAAGTTCGCTTATCCAGAACCCGCGAAGACCTCTTATTAACACAATATGATAGCACAACAAGATATCCTTGTTTTGAATTTAATGATAAGCAACAGTATATAGACTACTACGTGTTTTCAAACAAGTCTAAGGTGGCCATAAATTCAGAGGTCTCCACAGGGCTATTTGAAGCACAACAAAGCCTTAAAACGGCTTATTTTATACCAGAACTACAACAAGTAGACTATTTTATAAAAGTTATTGAGGATGGTAACGCTTTCGCGAAAGCAAAAACCTTAAAAACCTTAAATCAAATACCGCAAATCGTTACGGCATATGACGTAGACGTAAACGCACTAAAGAATAAAGAACACTTAATTTTTGAATAA